Below is a genomic region from Zea mays cultivar B73 chromosome 9, Zm-B73-REFERENCE-NAM-5.0, whole genome shotgun sequence.
GCCAAACGGGTTCGGACCAGGAAAGCCCAAAAAACTTTTGGGCAGTGCCGTGCCAGCCCGAAGTGTAAAAACAGTGGCCCAGCCCGGCCctaaaccatatcgtgccttcatTGGGTCGTGCTGGCCCAAGCCCGGCCcgtatatttgaccacataaaatcaaaatTTTTACAACCATGTAAAGTTCAtaacttactaaattaaagatattaaacaattttAGCATCATTTAACTACATAAACTCTAAATATAACAAAAATATAAAGTCAATATCATACTAAATTAAAGAAACTAAACAGATTGGGCTTAATTGGGTCGTGCTGGCCCAAGCCCGGCCCATCTATGCAGGCCGTGCCGGGGGCCCGACGGGCCGGAAATTGAGGCCTGGCTCAAGCCCGCATTTAGGCCGTGCTAGCCCGGCCCATATTATTTCGTGTCGTGCCGTGCTTTGGACTTCTATTTTCGGGTCGTGCTCGTGCTGGCCCAAAAAGACTGACCCATATTTCCAGCACTAACCAGTACTACATCATTGATCACTGGCTTACCCATTCCGGCAGCAATCAACACGAGGCCTTGAATCCTTGATATTGAGGCTGACCAGTACAGGAGGCCAGCAGCGATAGAATCGAGTCCCATCCCCgcttttttttttttaaaaaaaagttgTCTTGCGGATTTGGACCGTCGATAGAAGATTTTGAATCTTGCTGTGCATCTGAGCATTTTTCGGTGGAGTTGCAGGCGCGTTTGTATGTCAATATGTGTGTAGCTGGTAGCAGAGGCAGCAGGGCGCCGGCGGGCACTGGCAGGACGAGGCGCATGCATGCAAGCCATTGTCACGGACTCACGGCCATGGGTGGCCCGTGGCCGTCCGGATCAATGTGCATGGGCATCCCTTACATCGGCACGCATGTTACATCCGTCTGTTCATGCCCAGACCCTGCAGCTGGTGCAGTAAATAAAATTGGGGCATAACAGGTATTTTGAGTACCGCATATTGTTATCTCACTAGGCCCGAATTAAAATCAGGTACTGAGTTTTGTTACCCACATGATTTATTTGGGGACCACGCTTCAGACTAAATGAGTACGGTCTCAGTAATTTCGAGCTTTGTGCTTCGGATTTGGGTTTTATACCTAGTGCTACCCTTAATCATTAGCTAGCAACCTACAATCAGCCCACCGAACCACCAATCCACCACAGTCCACTAATCATTAAGGGTAGTTAAAGAAATATAAGTCAATTATATTATAGAAGTTGGAGTCCATGTTTAAGCTAAACACTTTTAAAACCAGCTCAACAATTGTTGAAGTTGTTTTATGGTAAAACTAGAAAACCAAAGCTGCAATTATTGTGGAGCTCTCCTAAACAAACCCTAATAAATATGCGTGAAAGTATTGTAACATTGCCCCTGTGCTTCTTTAAATTTCCATGCAAGAAAGAAAATTTTATTGTTTCAGATCTGGTGACGTAATGGCCAATAGATCAACATTTCAAGTGATAGAATCTAAATGATTATTGAACCTTTCTGAGTCTTAACAGACCGTTGTCAATGCAAAATGTCCTGCCAAGATTATGTTTGTTCCTGACACACAGCTGGACTATGCACATCTGTGAACCATAGAAGCAGTTGACCTATATGTTTTAGGAGCATAGATTTCATACGAACCAGTGTTGTTGCTGATTGAATCAAAAAAATTCTCGTGTTCCAAATAAGGGTTAAATTTGCATATGGTCAACTTGATAtcaataatattacagacccagcaCCCTTCCCTTTCCCTGATCTCAATTACAGTTTCAGAAATTCAGCCAAAAAGCCTTGCACAAATCCAATAAAGTTCCATTTCAATTGAAACAAAAGAATCAACTTTACAGTTTATACAAGACAAGAAGTACCTTGCAGTATTTTTCTGGTATTGTACAGTTCAAGACTTGAACCGAGACGGCAGAACAGCGTACAGAAAACGAAGACTTTGACTTTGCTATTCTTTTCAGAACTGGGTTGTGTTTGACCCGGACGGCCCGGCGTGATTGCTACGGTGCGGCGGCGGCCGCCGGATGGACACGAGCCCCTCCGACACGACGCTGCCGTCGTCCCACTGCCGTCCGAGTAGCCCGCTGTCCATGGCCGGCGCCTCGTCATCCTCGCCGCGCATAGCCCGCAGCGTGCGCCGCGCCAGGTCTCgccgcacgccgccgccgccctcggccACCGGCTGCAGCGCGGCCTCGACCCCCGCGGCGCGCGCGAGCCCGCGGAACCTCATGCTGCCCCGGCTCATCCCGTACAGCGTGGATATGCAGTATTCCTCCTCCGTGCTCCCGGGAGCCGCGGAGCCGCAGCGCATCAGCCTGACGACCGCGGCCACCGCGCCGCCGTCCATCAGCGCGGCGCGCCCGTCGGGGCAGCCCGCGAGGTTGGCCAGGATCATGGCGGCCAGCCTCCGGAGCGCGGCGGCGTCGGCGTCGCTCGCGCGGTCCCGCCGCGCCTCCGCGGCTGCCACTGCCAGCAGCGTCCGGACAGCGCCCGGCGCGCGCGCGATCTTGGGGCGGTTCATCCCGGAGAGGGAGATGTGGTAGAGCGCCATCCCGGCCTCGCGCCGCGCGCGGTGGGCGGCGGCGCCCGCGAACAGGTCCAGCAGCGGCGGGATGGCGCCGAGCACGCCGATGGCGGCGCGGTTCTCGTCTTCCACGGCGAGGCTGTACATGGCGCCCGCGGCGTGGTCGCGCGCCTCCGTGTGGCCGCCGCGGAGCACGTCCACGAGCGGCGACACCGCGCCGGACCGCACGATCCGCACCTTGTTCTCGGGCTCCAGCGACAGGTTGACCACCGCTGCGGCCGCGTTGACCTGGACGTCGGCGTCGGCCGACAGCAGCATGGGGCGCAGCGCGGCGAGGAGGCGCGGCGTGCAGAGCTGCCTCCGTACCTCCCGGTTCTCCCGCGTGGCCTGCCGCAGCAAGGCCATCGCGGACGCCTGCTCCGCGGGGGTGGCGCCCTCCGTGCCGAGCGCGGCCATGATCTCCTCCTCCAGAGCGTCGCCCCGCTGCCTGGAGCtcggctgctgctgcacctgcggCTGCGGGCGCTGCGCCAGCGAGCTCCGCTGCCGGTCCTGCGGCATGAGGCGGCGCACGATGTCGTGGGCGGTGTCCGGCGACATCGGTGACGGGTGTGGCAGGGCGAGGCGGTCGCACCAGTTGAGGATGGCGTTGCGGAGCGCAACGTTGGGGATGAGCACGAGCGGGGCGGAGGAGCAGGAGTGGGACTCAGAGAGGTCAACGGCGACAGTGGGCGGGGAGAAGGCGAGCGCGGCGCAGGCCTGGATGCAGGCGCGCTCGAAGGTCTGGCCCGGCGGCGCGACGACGGGGTCCGCCATCAGCGTGCCGGAGATCGGGCAGAGGAACTCCGCCGGCGGGTCGGCCGTGAACGACGACGGCGGGGAGGGGAACAGCGGGGCGGAGCGAGCCGCCGCGGGCGGCGCCGGCGCCCACCACGGACGGCCGGTGCCCGTGGCCATGGGCGACTGGCGATGGCGAGAGAGCGTCTCCGCGGTCTCTGCTGCTGGTGCGTGGCGATGGAGTCGTGGCTCGTGGAGTGATGCCTCCTCGGAACGAGATAGCAAGCGAAGCGCGCGTACTGGTACTGGATCACTCACCACCACTAGCATCAGACGAATTTGTCAAAACAAGTCGCTCTATCTTACCGCTCTGCAAAATACATCGTTTCAACCTTCGGTCATCAAAAATGGTCGCTCTCGCTCTTTAAAACAGGTCAGTGTTGCTTTTGGCGGACCTGGCAGGTGGGCCCGCGTTGCGATGTGTCGTTTTTGCTCTTACGGCCGCATGCAACGCCGTCTCCTgcatttccctttcttctctgCCTCGTCTTCGCAGCGCCATATACCTCCTTCTCTGTCGACGCGGCGGCCGTCGGAGGCATACTGACcggcgacgatgacgacgactttCTCCCCTTTTCAGGTGATCTTCTCCCTTCCCTCTGTAACCTTCCCCCTGTCCTTTCCCTACACTCTGTAACCTTTTCCTACCCAAGCGGATGTGTGTCGGCCTCGAGCCGGTGGATCTAGGGGGTCGTCCAAGCCTGTGATATCCGGTGACGACGACGTCTACCACTCCCCTTTGCAGGTAACCTTTCCCCTCCCCTCTGTCGCAGCCGCGACAGCACCTTATTTTCAGCATCTGTTTCATCATTATGTGTAATAATTTGTGATAACACTAGAAATAGGGGGTGACAATTTCGTGCTCGCATCATGGATGATTGAAagtgaaatagggtcaaaccttttcctaaatgattttggtggttcaaatgcccaacacaaataattggactaactagttgctctagattatatattctacaggtgccaaaggttcaacacaaactaataaaaagatcaagttaggattcaaaagaaagaagcaaaagaaaccgaagagaaccctggtctagcacaccggactgtcaagtgtgccaccggacagtgtccggtgcaccaggggcgatcgactcaaactcttcaccttcagttTTCTGGAGAGCCTCtacgctataatttaccggactgtccggtgggtcaccagactatctggtgcaccaagcggagcaacggctaacagcgcaaCGATCGTCTGCAAAAGCGTGAACAGTGTGTGAACAAtgcgcgcagaagttagagcaggcgtcagaggcgcaccggacactacacggtagctgtccggtgccgcaccagactgtccggtgcgacatgaagtcagcgctccaacggtcgaaaccgtcagaaccctaacggtttgggtgacgtggctggcgcaccggactgtccggtgcgcccatcgacagacagcctccccaacggttggtttggtggttggggctataaatacccccaatcaccaccactccaagcatccaagtttttcagacatctcattcaatacaagagctagtgcaatcaatacaagacacaattcaatacaatcaaagcctctccaagtcccaaatccactccgaacaattagtgactagagagagtgttttgctcgtgttctttgagctcttgttcttggatcgctttcttctttcccattcttgttctcaagacacttgtaatcaaagcaagagacaccaagttgtgatggtccttgtaggggtctaggtgacccgtttgattaaggagaaagcttacttggtctaggtgaccgtttgagagagagaaagggttgaaagagacccggtctttgtgacaacctcaacggggactaggttctttggaaccgaacctcggtaaaacaaatcaccgtgtcatccgcgctatttctttggttgatttgttttcccctctctttggaCTCGATTttctttctaacgctaaccccggcttgtagttgagtttaaagttgtaaatttcagtttccccctattcaccccctctaggcaactttcaattggtattagagcccggtactttattagagtctaaccactcaaagtgatgtcaggaggatccgccaagagggagatggaaacggacacaagccgcgggaaggctccatcaaaggagtccggcgccaaaggaagggaggactcacctccccgcgtcaagtcgcaccgaaatggcgacaagaagaagaaaatgaagaaagtggtctactacgagaccgattcttcgtcgccctccacctccagctctgacgcaccgtccatcacttctaagcgccatgagcgcaaaaatttagtaagatccccttacactatcccctcatttccaaacgtactcctttactttccgtcccattaggcaaaccacctgtttttgacggtgaagattattgtatgtggagtgataaaatgaggcatcatctaacctcattccacactagcatttgggacattgttgagtttagagcgcaggtaccatccatgggggatgaaggctacgactcgAACGAGGTCGACCAAAtacgacacttcaactcccaagccaccattatacacctcgcctctctatgtcgagaggagtataataaggtgcaagggttgaagagtgccaaggagatttgtgacatgctaaagaccgcgcacgaaggggatgaggtgaccaagatcaccaagcgggagacgatcgagggggagctcggtcgattcgtcctcaaccaaggagaggagccacaagcaatgtacaaccagctcaagaccttggtcaaccaagtgcgcaacctcggaagcaccaaatgggatgaccatgaaatggtcaaggttattctaagatcacttgtttttcgtaatcctacacaagttcaattaatttgtggtgattctagatacaagctaatgtctcccgaggaagtgataggaaagtttgtgagctttgagttgatgatcaaaggctccaaacaaatcatcgagcaaggtggcacctccacacccgaggtgcaacccgtcgcattcaaaacgatggaagaaaagaaagaagaatctatatcaagtaggctccccattgacgcctctaagctcgacaacgaggaaatgacgctcatcatcaagagcttccgccaaatcctcaaacaaaggagggggaaggattacaaaccccgctccaagaaagtgtgctacaaatgtggtaagcccggtcattttattgctaaatgccctatgcctagtgatagtgacagggacaacgacaagagggggaagaagaagaaaaagagatattacaagaagaagggcggcgatgcccatgtgtgtcgggaatgtgactccgacgaaagcaccatcgactcctcctccgacaaggacaccgccaacatcgccgtcaacaagggcctcctctttcccaatgtcggccacaagtgcctcatggcaaaggaaggcaaaaagaagaaggtaaaatctagagcctcaactaaatatacaacatctagtgatgagggtagttctagtgaagatgaggatgatttgcttgctctttttgccaatcttaacatgcaacaaaaagaaaaattgaatgaattaataggtgctattcatgagaaggatgagctctttgatagccaagaggaattccatattaaggaaaacaaaaggcatgttaaagttaaaaatgcttatgctctggaagtagagaaaaatgaaaacttgtctaaagagcttagcatttgccatgacactatctctaaccttagaactgagaatgtcaatttacttgctaaggttgaaaaatcaaatgtttgtcatgattcaattatcaatcttaaaaatgataatgatagtttgattgctaagattgataaattgaattaatcaatttctagccttaaaattgaaaatgctagtttaatttcaaaggctaaagatttaaatgtttgcaatgtttttatttccaatcttagagatgagaatgttattttacatgctaagattgatgaattaaatgtttgcaaaccctctacatctagtgttgatcatatttctatttgtactagatgtagagatgttaatgttgatgttattcatgatcacctagctttaattaaagaacaaaatgatcacatagctcaactaactactaaaattaatgagcatgagatagaaaatgaaaaatttaaatttgttagaagcatgctctataatgggagacgccctagcattaaggatgacattggtttccaatagggaagcaatgtcaagcttaatgcccccaagaaattgtctaactttgttaagggtaaggctcccatggctcaggataacgaaggctatattttatatcctgttggttatcccgagcataaaattaggagaattcattctaggaagtctcattctggttctcatcatgcttttatgtataagaatgagacatctagttctaggcattctactcatgttaaaatgcctaaaaagaaaactcatgttgcatcaaatgaatctaatatttcatttaagacttttgatgcttcatatgttttaactaacaaatcaggcaaagtagttgccaaatatgttgggggcaaacacaagggctcaaagacttgtgtttgggtacccaaggtgcttgtttctaatgtgaaaggacccaagaccgtttgggtac
It encodes:
- the LOC103637803 gene encoding U-box domain-containing protein 39 yields the protein MATGTGRPWWAPAPPAAARSAPLFPSPPSSFTADPPAEFLCPISGTLMADPVVAPPGQTFERACIQACAALAFSPPTVAVDLSESHSCSSAPLVLIPNVALRNAILNWCDRLALPHPSPMSPDTAHDIVRRLMPQDRQRSSLAQRPQPQVQQQPSSRQRGDALEEEIMAALGTEGATPAEQASAMALLRQATRENREVRRQLCTPRLLAALRPMLLSADADVQVNAAAAVVNLSLEPENKVRIVRSGAVSPLVDVLRGGHTEARDHAAGAMYSLAVEDENRAAIGVLGAIPPLLDLFAGAAAHRARREAGMALYHISLSGMNRPKIARAPGAVRTLLAVAAAEARRDRASDADAAALRRLAAMILANLAGCPDGRAALMDGGAVAAVVRLMRCGSAAPGSTEEEYCISTLYGMSRGSMRFRGLARAAGVEAALQPVAEGGGGVRRDLARRTLRAMRGEDDEAPAMDSGLLGRQWDDGSVVSEGLVSIRRPPPHRSNHAGPSGSNTTQF